Part of the Niallia alba genome is shown below.
AATTGCCACAACGAGAAATTGGCGGGCAATTGCCAAGCTTTGAAACACTAGTACAAATTTCTTCTTATTGCAAAGAACAAGGAATTAAACTTCATCTTGATGGAGCAAGATTATTGGAGGTACTGCCCTTCTATCAAAAAACAGCAGCAGAAGTAAGTGCTTTGTTTGATAGTGTCTATATGTCATTTTATAAAGGAATTGGCGGTATCGCTGGGGCAATATTAGCGGGAAGCAGAGAGTTTACTAGTCAATCAAAGGTATGGAAACGAAGATATGGTGGTGATTTAATCAGTTTGTATCCATATATTCTGTCTGCTGATTATTATTACGAAAAACGAGCTTCTAAAATGGCTGAATACTATGAATCTGCTAAAGAATTGGCAGCATTTTTTAATGAGTGCGAAGGAATCCACACCCTTCCAATTGTGCCAGTTTCTAATATGTTCCACGTTCATTTTGAATTGGAAAAGGCAGAAGCAGAGGCTATCCTAACAGCTGTTCAAAAAATGACGGGAATCGGGATAAGTGGCTATATAAATGTAATTAATGAAAATGCCTCCGCTTTTGAAATTAGCCTTGGTGATGCCTATAAAGACATTCCGACAGAAATAGTGCGAGAAATGTTTGGAGTCTTATCGGGAAAAATAAGCGAGGTTAGGAGGGAGAAGTAATGGAGGTTATCCAGCAATGATGGCTACGAAGTGTTCGGTAAATTAGATAACTTCCCAGCAGGTGTTAAACAATACTTCTTGCAGAAAAGATTAGTTGGGCAGGAGAAGTAAAGATGGTTTGGCTGATAAACGAGTAGGTTTGGCTGAAAAAAGAAAAGTTTGGCTGATAAACGAGTGAGTTTGGCTGAAAAAAGAAAAGATTGGCTGAAAAACGAGTGGGTTTGGCTGAAAAAAGAAAAGATTGGCTGACAAACGAGTAGGTTTGGCTGAAAAAAGAAAAGATTGGCTGACAAACGAGTAGGTTTGGCTGAAAAAAGAAAAGATTGGCTGATAAGTGAGTAGGTTTGGCTGAAAAAAGAAAAGATTGGCTGATAAGTGAGTAGGTTTGGCTGAAAAAAGAAAAGATTGGCTGAAAAACGAGTAGGTTTGGCTGAAAAAAGAAAAGATTGCTGAAATCACAGAGAGATTGAGCTAATAAATGATAATTCACACAAAGCATTCAGGAGATTTAGATAGAATAAACTCATATTTTCCTAGCATTCAGCACAGCTTTCTTTTCTTTCTCCACTCTATTCAGCTTTATCCATCCATCCATACGGGCAAGAAAAATGTCTTATTCCCCTATATGGAAAAAATAGGTTGATTAGCAATCGATATATCCATATAATTTGAATAGTATAAATATTTAGATAGTGGTTAGAGGAAGGAAAGGGGATCTATGAGAAAATTTGTGAAAATTATCATCTATTATTTACTTGGCACTATTGCCATACTGGCTTTAAGTGTTTTTCCAAAATACTTTCGAATGAGGGATTTACCAGAGGGAGAGGGGTATTTCTCCACACTCCTCTCCTTTTTATCAAAGGAATTTTTTCAGAAGGAAGAATGGGTTTATTCCTTAAATGGTGTAGATAAAAAGCCGATTTTGGATGTGCTCTGGCCAGCTTTTATTTATTCGATGGAAATTCTTTTTGGTGCCATTCTTCTCGGATGCTTTGTTGCTTTTGTTTTATCAATATTATCTTTTTTTCTACCGAAGTTTCTTTTACAGCCAATAAAGAGATTCCTAGATTTAATTGAGTCGGTTCCAGATATTATTATTGCAACACTTCTGCAAGCATTAGTAATCTTTATCTTTGCTCAAACGGGTATCGAGATTTTTGCGGTGGCTAGTTATTCAGAAAAGGCATATGCTGGTCCAATTATCACACTTGCCATTCTTCCTGCTATTTCGT
Proteins encoded:
- a CDS encoding threonine aldolase family protein is translated as MANTLRESYNKTNYKLGNHGKRNVQVLKEALQEIDENVESDIYGQGKIIEDFQEKMAKLLGKETAVFFPSGTMAQQIALRIWCDEKDLGKVAYHPLSHLEIHEQDGLKKLHKIETILLADETRVIELEDIKEMENGVACVLLELPQREIGGQLPSFETLVQISSYCKEQGIKLHLDGARLLEVLPFYQKTAAEVSALFDSVYMSFYKGIGGIAGAILAGSREFTSQSKVWKRRYGGDLISLYPYILSADYYYEKRASKMAEYYESAKELAAFFNECEGIHTLPIVPVSNMFHVHFELEKAEAEAILTAVQKMTGIGISGYINVINENASAFEISLGDAYKDIPTEIVREMFGVLSGKISEVRREK